Proteins encoded together in one Apteryx mantelli isolate bAptMan1 chromosome 31, bAptMan1.hap1, whole genome shotgun sequence window:
- the VPS72 gene encoding vacuolar protein sorting-associated protein 72 homolog: MSLAEGRAPRRTAGNRLSGLLEAEEEDEFYQTTYGGFTEESGDDEYKGDQSDSDDEVDSDFDIDEGEEPTSDQDESEPRQRRRVVTKAYREPIKSLRPKKPDTPSSSSQKARDVKSTPLELQDEVGDSECRKHMRQSTTEHTRQTFLRIQERQVQSKRKKGGPNYDRPLTQEELLEEAKITEEINLRSLENYERLEADKKKQVQKKRKCVGPIIRYCSVTMPLITELSKEENVDVEGLDQDPQQAELAPSVAPASAGKCSRTFITFSDDETFEHFFPKAKQPRLPMREICPVTHKPAVYRDPITDIPYSNIRAFKIIREAYKKYITAHGLPSAAASAALGTGSPGPDPNIRATRQKIIIKQSVPAT; encoded by the exons atgaGCTTGGCGGAGGGCAGGGCCCCCCGGCGCACGGCCGGGAACCGTCTCTCGGGGCTGCTGGAGGCCGAGGAGGAGGATGAGTTCTACCAGACCACGTACGGCGGCTTCACCGAG GAGTCAGGTGATGACGAGTACAAGGGCGACCAGTCAGACAGTGATGACGAGGTGGACTCGGACTTTGACATTGATGAGGGCGAGGAGCCAACCAGCGACCAGGACGAGAGCGAGCCCAGGCAGCGGCGCCGCGTGGTTACCAAGGCCTACAGG GAGCCCATCAAGAGCCTGCGACCGAAGAAGCCGGACactcccagcagcagctcccagaagGCCCGAGATGTGAAATCCACCCCCTTGGAGCTCCAGGATGAAGTGGGAGACAGTGAAT GCCGGAAGCACATGCGGCAGTCGACAACGGAGCACACACGCCAAACCTTCCTCCGCATCCAGGAGCGGCAGGTGCAGTCCAAGCGCAAGAAGGGTGGCCCCAACTATGACCGCCCGCTGACGCAGGAGGAGCTGCTGGAAGAGGCCAAGATCACGGAGGAGATCAACCTCCGCTCCCTGG AAAATTATGAGCGCCTGGAGGCTGACAAGAAGAAGCAGGTTCAGAAGAAGCGGAAGTGCGTGGGGCCCATCATCCGCTACTGCTCCGTCACCATGCCCCTTATCACGGAGCTGAGCAAGGAGGAGAATGTGGACGTGGAGGG GTTGGATCAAGACCCACAGCAGGCAGAATTGGCGCCATCCGTGGCTCCGGCCTCCGCTGGTAAGTGTTCCCGTACCTTCATCACTTTCAGCGATGACGAGACCTTTGAGCACTTCTTCCCCAAGGCGAAGCAGCCCCGGCTGCCTATGCGGGAGATCTGCCCTGTCACCCACAAGCCGGCCGTCTACCGTGACCCCATCACCGACATCCCCTACTCCAACATCCGCGCCTTCAAAATCATTCGCGAGGCCTACAAGAAATACATCACGGCACacgggctgcccagtgctgccgCCTCTGCCGCCCTGGGGACCGGCTCCCCAGGCCCTGACCCCAACATCCGTGCCACCCGCCAGAAGATCATCATCAAGCAGAGCGTACCGGCAACCTGA